A window of the Cutaneotrichosporon cavernicola HIS019 DNA, chromosome: 6 genome harbors these coding sequences:
- a CDS encoding uncharacterized protein (Glycosyl hydrolase family 9) — MLTLLALPLVAGQLVPSQTYDPPGAAAGNTPSTGSPNTQWSAVLGNSLWFYDAQRSGRLDAGAYPNRVAWRQDSAVNDGEVVGLDLSGGWYDAGDWIKATYPLGLTMWALSWSAMSYGPGFEAANQTAYMDSTLRWGYDWLMKAHPTDDTLFVQVGASAHDGGNAYWGPDSGLAGNRSCYAINASYPGTDAWASTAGAFAMGSLAYQGTQWNTSTSAWGPAPLANASYSAQLLKHGETLYRVAKENDKKSFIDSIKDIGPAYVPNSFGDDLCTAALALAAATNNSAYYAEAYNHYTNYSLSRSGAVWNWDSRVPAAYVLFAELATARPGLAAGAGLDANLTGWQTEVEGWIERSIAGDSGRTYISHAGLLFWAGDSDEASLNPAMAFAALLLRYAPLASSTDKATQYRDFAATQIDYLMGKNPMNVPYIVGMHPNSPAAPHVVRGSGLTDQSNLRDPPTNKDTLYGAVPGGPRPNDLWWPWRDDWVQNEIALDYNANLPALAAYQLATGAGDPYYVGVTAGYTVPAGQPCDAALPCKNGLSGGAIAGIVIGCLAAIVLAGLAIWLYRRRR; from the exons ATGCTCACACTTCTAGCCCTCCCCCTCGTTGCGGGACAACTTGTCCCCTCACAGACCTATGACCCCCCcggcgcagcggcgggCAACACCCCTTCGACTGGCTCGCCAAACACCCAGTGGTCGGCGGTTCTCGGCAACTCGCTGTGGTTCTACGACGCTCAGCGTTCGGGACGCCTCGATGCCGGAGCGTATCCTAACCGCGTAGCGTGGCGGCAGGACTCGGCGGTCAatgatggcgaggtcgtcggcctGGATCTCAGTGGAGGGTGGTATGATGCTGGTGAC tggATCAAAGCCACCTACCCCCTCGGCTTGACGATGTGGGCTCTCTCATGGTCGGCCATGTCCTACGGACCCGGCTTCGAGGCCGCAAACCAGACCGCCTACATGGACAGCACCTTGCGTTGGGGCTACGACTGGCTAATGAAAGCCCATCCCACCGACGACACGCTGTTCGTCCAAGTCGGCGCCTCGGCCCacgacggcggcaacgCCTACTGGGGTCCAGACAGTGGCCTGGCCGGCAACCGCTCATGCTACGCCATCAACGCCAGTTATCCAGGTACAGACGCGTGGGCGTCAACCGCCGGCGCTTTCGCCATGGGATCACTAGCGTACCAGGGCACGCAGTGGAACACGTCCACTTCGGCTTGGGGGCCAGCACCCCTCGCCAATGCCAGCTACTCTGCCCAGTTACTGAAACATGGCGAGACGCTTTACCGCGTCGCAAAGGAGAACGATAAGAAGAGTTTCATCGACTCAATCAAGGACATTGGTCCGGCCTATGTTCCCAACTCGTTCGGAGACGACCTGTGTACTGCTGCTTTGGCCCTTGCTGCCGCTACCAACAATAGCGCATACTACGCCGAAGCGTATAACCACTACACCAACTATAGCCTGTCCCGCTCTGGCGCCGTGTGGAACTGGGACTCGCGCGTTCCCGCAGCCTACGTGCTGTTTGCGGAGCTCGCCACTGCCCGCCCAGGCTTGGCGGCCGGTGCgggcctcgacgccaacctGACAGGCTGGCAGaccgaggttgagggctGGATCGAGCGCTCGATTGCCGGCGACTCCGGAAGAACCTACATCTCCCACGCGGGATTGCTCTTCTGGGCtggcgacagcgacgaaGCGTCTCTCAACCCCGCCATGGCATttgccgccctcctcctccgctaCGCCCCGCTGGCCAGTAGCACGGATAAGGCGACACAATACCGCGACTTTGCCGCCACCCAGATCGACTACCTGATGGGCAAGAACCCTATGAACG tccCATACATTGTAGGCATGCACCCCAACTCGCCCGCCGCACCACACGTCGTCCGTGGCTCTGGCCTCACCGACCAAAGCAACCTCCGCGATCCCCCAACGAACAAGGACACGCTGTACGGCGCCGTTCCAGGCGGCCCCCGCCCCAACGACCTGTGGTGGCCGTGGCGTGACGACTGGGTCCAAAATGAGATCGCACTCGACTACAACGCCAacctccccgccctcgcggCATACCAGCTCGCAACGGGTGCGGGAGACCCATACTACGTCGGCGTGACGGCCGGATACACCGTCCCGGCCGGACAACCATGCGACGCGGCCCTGCCGTGCAAGAACGGCCTGAGTGGCGGCGCGATCGCCGGTATCGTCATTGGATGCCTGGCGGCCATCGTACTCGCCGGCCTGGCGATTTGGCTGTACCGTCGGAGACGGTAG
- a CDS encoding uncharacterized protein (Ubiquitin carboxyl-terminal hydrolase) yields the protein MNPGPEGANPSSGVVAAAPAPHAPPAPGNWGYNGYYIPQPHGGPQQPIHPNGGGFQPGFNPFNNFGGYQSHFYPPFGQMPVPGPGPGTMQNGYFMNNGFQGYGGEGPNGDVGDNFYPNMNPYHQQYNAPADHPYSRGGGVGYQHPMQYGGFRPDGFIPAHQPHPHMPIPSKGLNPAAQGFQYQPRKPEPVANGSIMNGDAPSVSSATHEIIAPVPEKLGAGGSLGLSLEPAADPEPSLVEVTETAPEPVDEPKEVAPPAPESKASAQANTAPSEAPESVAVGQTDVAEPKPVDKKEGSVPEKTATHAAEQKEDGPKGLTFTGASLAGVTSPKAAPSRRQRRYTHDPIRIRPSRPSLEDHGNSYNYRLAKGIPQNVAVERVDGVCRRRSCVSRSKPFGKALLAFGIKGGRPLPHVSIVFGEVTSAPPTPVVTSPVPTPTSPVPTPASPVPTPAPRAATPAKVKPSSWASLLRAPGTGSTPVGSAGPSSTLVSPSKTNVSLPSEAPETPRSTAAPSLPPSTGPAPAKPRPAFNYAAAAAVGAPLSPAEDFARLLTEGLRARPVRPAQPIIPRGLINTGNMCFANTIFQVLRYCPPFTDLFEELGKRLKADLARRTPLLEAMIIFLREFVPGPSTNGSSGASTPKGKSRDDAFIPENLYDAMKENKRFDSMRRGYQEDAEEYLGFFLNTLHEELLGLYLRTKPPTSVSKVAQANGHAERTIGRPVSPGAGDDGDDWLEVGKKQKTHVVRAAEAHESAITRIFGGTLRSVLHAPGQKDSVTLEPYQPLQLDVQAAQIQTLVDALKHLNDPETVPGVWVAARNAHVDATKQVFFEALPPVLILHLKRFVYDPQEQNVVKRAKPVAYGTELVIPQDIVSPPKRTAQAIKYRLFGVVYHHGHSATGGHYTVAVSRPDGTGWLHFDDEAVQPVPTDDVVVSEDEARNGRAGLIGGRERCAYLLFYQRVR from the exons GGAAACTGGGGATACAACGGCTACTACATCCCTCAACCACACGGCGGGCCCCAACAGCCCATTCATCCTAACGGCGGCGGTTTCCAACCCGGCTTCAACCCTTTCAACAACTTTGGTGGCTACCAGAGCCACTTCTACCCTCCGTTTGGCCAGATGCCTGTCCCCGGTCCCGGTCCTGGCACCATGCAGAACGGCTACTTTATGAACAACGGCTTCCAGGGCTACGGTGGCGAGGGCCCAAATGGCGACGTCGGAGACAACTTCTACCCCAACATGAACCCATATCACCAGCAATACAATGCGCCCGCAGACCATCCTTAcagccgcggcggcggtgtaGGGTACCAGCACCCCATGCAGTATGGCGGCTTCCGCCCAGACGGCTTCATTCCcgcccaccaaccccacccaCACATGCCCATACCATCAAAGGGCCTCAACCCCGCAGCTCAAGGCTTCCAATACCAGCCCCGCAAACCTGAGCCGGTTGCGAATGGCAGCATCATGAACGGCGATGCACCTTCAGTATCATCAGCAACGCACGAGATTATCGCACCTGTGCCAGAAAAACTTGGAGCAGGAGGGTCGCTAGGACTCTCGCTTGAGCCGGCGGCAGACCCAGAACCTTCACTCGTTGAGGTGACGGAGACTGCACCGGAGCCGGTCGACGAGCCAAAGGAGGTGGCACCGCCCGCTCCGGAAAGCAAGGCGAGTGCGCAGGCGAACACTGCCCCGTCTGAGGCACCCGAGTCCGTCGCTGTTGGCCAGACCGATGTCGCAGAGCCAAAACCTGTCGATAAGAAGGAGGGCAGCGTGCCCGAGAAGACGGCTACGCACGCGGCCgagcagaaggaggacggGCCCAAGGGCTTGACCTTCACCGGTGCTTCTCTCGCTGGCGTCACGTCACCCAAGGCTGCTCCTTCCAGGCGGCAGCGCAGGTATACCCACGACCCTATCCGCATTCGTCCGTCGCGCCCCTCGCTGGAGGACCACGGCAACTCGTACAACTACCGTCTTGCCAAGGGCATTCCTCAGAACGTCgctgtcgagcgcgtcgacggtGTGTGCCGCAGGAGGTCGTGCGTGAGCCGCAGCAAGCCGTTCGGTAAGGCTCTGCTGGCGTTCGGCATCAAGGGCGgccgtcctcttcctcacgTCTCGATTGTGTTCGGCGAGGTCACCAGCGCGCCTCCTACCCCAGTCGTAACATCCCCTGTCCCTACCCCAACATCCCCTGTCCCTACCCCAGCATCCCCTGTCCCTACCCCCGCACCTCGTGCCGCCACTCCAGCCAAAGTCAAGCCGAGCAGCTGGGCCTCGCTGCTACGTGCGCCGGGCACTGGTTCCACTCCAGTCGGCTCCGCTGGTCCCTCGTCCACTCTAGTTTCTCCGTCCAAGACCAACGTGTCGCTCCCGTCCGAGGCTCCCGAGACCCCCCGCTCCACTGCTGctccctctcttcccccATCCACTGGCCCAGCACCCGCGAAACCCCGTCCGGCGTTCAACTacgcggctgcggcggccgtCGGTGCACCTCTTTCCCCTGCCGAGGACTTCGCTCGCCTGCTCACCGAGGGCCTGCGTGCGCGTCCCGTCCGCCCAGCCCAGCCCATCATTCCGCGTGGCCTGATTAACACCGGCAACATGTGCTTTGCCAACACT ATCTTCCAGGTTCTCCGCTACTGTCCGCCATTTACGGACCTgttcgaggagctcggcaagcgcctcaaggccgacctcgcACGCCGCACGCCTCTTCTCGAGGCCATGAtcatcttcctccgcgAGTTTGTGCCAGGCCCGTCGACCAACGGTTCGTCgggcgcctcgacgcccaagggcaagagccgcgacgacgctTTCATTCCCGAGAACCTCTACGATGCGATGAAGGAGAACAAGCGCTTCGACTCGATGCGCCGCGGGTACCaggaggacgccgaggagtACCTTGGCTTCTTCCTCAACACGCTGCacgaggagctgctcgGCTTGTACTTGCGCACCAAGCCGCCTACATCGGTGTCCAAGGTCGCGCAGGCCAACGGCCATGCGGAGCGCACCATTGGGCGACCAGTATCTCCTGGTGCtggtgacgacggcgacgactgGCTCGAGGTAGGCAAGAAGCAGAAGACGCACGTCGTCCGCGCTGCTGAGGCCCACGAGTCAGCCATCACTCGCATATTTGGCGGCACGCTCCGCTCCGTCCTCCACGCCCCTGGTCAGAAGGACAGCGTCACTCTCGAACCATACCAGCCACTGCAGCTCGACGTGCAGGCGGCCCAGATTCAgacgctcgtcgacgcgctcaagcaccTGAACGACCCCGAGACTGTGCCTGGCGTGTGGGTAGCGGCGCGCAACGCTCATGTCGACGCGACCAAGCAGGTCTTCTTCGAGGCGCTGCCGCCAGTTCTTATCCTGCACCTCAAGCGCTTCGTGTACGACCCACAAGAACAGAACGTCGtcaagcgcgccaagccCGTCGCGTACGGCACCGAGCTTGTCATCCCACAGGATATTGTCTCGCCACCAAAACGTACGGCCCAGGCGATCAAGTACCGCCTCTTCGGTGTCGTGTATCACCACGGCCACAGCGCCACCGGCGGGCACTACACGGTCGCTGTGAGCCGACCTGATGGCACCGGCTGGCTCCactttgacgacgaggccgtgCAGCCCGTCCCGaccgacgacgtcgtcgtgtcggaggacgaggcgcgcaacGGCCGCGCCGGTCTCATCGGTGGGCGCGAGCGCTGTGCCTACCTCCTATTCTACCAGCGCGTGCGCTAG